In a single window of the marine bacterium B5-7 genome:
- the proS gene encoding proline--tRNA ligase has product MSTPKTAVTPTRDQDFAEWYQQVIKVADLAENSVVRGCMIMKPRGYAIWERIKQALDGKIKETGHENVYFPLLIPLDFLEKEAEHVEGFAKECAVVTHYRLESDGKGGLQPAPDAKLADPLIIRPTSETIIGSAMAKWIGSYNDLPLKLNQWANVMRWEMRTRLFLRTSEFLWQEGHTAHATAEEAMQETRQMLDVYADVVENMMAVPVIKGEKTASERFPGATNTYCIEAMMQDGKALQAGTSHFLGQKFSTAYGIQFTDENQQQQHAWTTSWGVSTRLIGALIMTHSDDDGLVLPPRVAPHQVIIIPMIMKEEQREKILDFCQQLASDLQTQHYADEAVRVKIDKSAGRGGEKFWQAVKQGTPIRIEVGMRDIDGDSFPLTRRDKAAKDKTILSRAALIAQVPATLEDIQQTLFQRAQRAQQARTQAVDNLEVLETLFTGKTPYQGFVQVYFDVACENDPKVMEKLKRLKLTARCIPFSEEESTGSCLFSGKKTSTQVIFARAY; this is encoded by the coding sequence ATGTCAACCCCAAAAACTGCCGTCACCCCAACCCGTGATCAAGACTTCGCGGAATGGTATCAACAAGTCATTAAAGTCGCTGATTTAGCAGAGAATTCTGTTGTGCGGGGTTGTATGATCATGAAACCGCGTGGTTATGCTATCTGGGAGCGCATCAAACAAGCATTGGACGGTAAAATTAAAGAGACTGGCCATGAAAATGTTTATTTTCCCTTATTGATTCCCCTCGATTTTCTAGAAAAAGAAGCAGAGCATGTTGAAGGTTTTGCGAAAGAGTGTGCGGTTGTGACCCATTATCGTTTAGAAAGTGATGGCAAAGGTGGTTTGCAACCTGCCCCCGATGCCAAGTTAGCGGATCCTTTGATTATCCGCCCCACCAGTGAAACGATCATTGGTAGCGCGATGGCAAAGTGGATAGGTTCTTACAATGATTTACCATTAAAGCTGAATCAATGGGCCAATGTCATGCGCTGGGAAATGCGCACGCGCTTGTTCTTGCGCACTTCAGAATTTTTATGGCAAGAAGGTCATACAGCACATGCGACTGCTGAAGAAGCGATGCAAGAAACACGCCAAATGTTAGATGTCTATGCAGACGTCGTAGAAAACATGATGGCAGTGCCAGTGATTAAAGGTGAAAAAACAGCGAGCGAACGTTTCCCCGGTGCAACCAACACGTATTGCATTGAAGCGATGATGCAAGATGGCAAAGCCTTGCAAGCAGGCACTTCGCATTTTCTCGGGCAGAAATTTTCAACCGCTTATGGTATTCAATTTACGGATGAAAACCAGCAGCAACAGCATGCCTGGACGACATCATGGGGTGTCTCAACACGTTTGATTGGCGCGCTAATTATGACGCACAGTGATGATGATGGGTTGGTGTTACCCCCCCGTGTTGCGCCGCATCAGGTGATCATTATCCCGATGATCATGAAAGAGGAACAACGTGAAAAAATACTAGACTTCTGTCAGCAACTCGCGAGTGATTTGCAAACGCAACACTACGCAGATGAAGCGGTGCGTGTAAAAATTGATAAAAGCGCCGGTCGTGGTGGCGAGAAATTCTGGCAAGCCGTGAAGCAAGGTACCCCTATTCGTATTGAGGTGGGCATGCGTGATATTGACGGTGATAGCTTTCCATTAACGCGTCGTGACAAGGCTGCCAAGGATAAAACGATCCTATCCCGTGCGGCGCTGATCGCACAAGTCCCAGCAACCCTAGAGGATATTCAGCAGACCTTGTTCCAGCGCGCCCAACGGGCTCAGCAGGCGCGTACACAGGCTGTCGATAATCTAGAGGTGCTTGAAACTCTATTTACTGGGAAGACCCCCTATCAAGGCTTTGTACAAGTTTATTTCGATGTAGCATGTGAAAATGACCCCAAAGTGATGGAAAAATTGAAGCGCTTGAAGCTGACAGCTCGCTGTATACCCTTCTCTGAAGAAGAATCAACGGGTTCATGCCTCTTTTCTGGCAAAAAAACGTCAACACAGGTGATTTTTGCACGGGCGTATTGA
- the lysS gene encoding lysine--tRNA ligase, whose protein sequence is MNDEVQPVELTENEIIAIRREKLNTWREATQAFPNTFKPENTAGALSAAYAETDKETLAEKPVTVKIAGRIMTRRLMGKASFVTLQDRTGQMQAYVRGDNLPEGIYEDFKKWDMGDIIGIEGELFRTKTNELTVKAKTITLLTKSLRPLPEKYHGLADQEQRYRQRYLDLIANADVRKTFMIRSQLIAGMRQYLIERDFLEVETPMMHSIPGGATARPFNTHHNALDMPLYMRVAPELFLKRLVVGGIERVFEINRNFRNEGISTRHNPEFTMIEFYQAYADYQDLMALTEDMFAYLAKTVLGTTVVHYQESDYDLAKPFKRLTVRDAVKHHNKLSDADVDDAKTLTEILKKHKANVKGHESLGHLLFMVFEETVEHELMEPTFITEHPFEVSPLSRRNDKNPAVVDRFELYIAGREIANAFSELNDPEDQAARFKAQVAEKDAGDDEAMHYDEDYITALEHGMPPTAGEGIGIDRLAMFFTDSPSIRDVILFPLLKPK, encoded by the coding sequence ATGAATGATGAAGTACAACCCGTTGAATTAACAGAAAATGAAATCATCGCCATCCGCCGCGAGAAATTAAATACATGGCGCGAAGCGACACAAGCCTTTCCGAATACCTTTAAGCCTGAAAATACAGCTGGCGCCTTGTCTGCAGCCTATGCGGAGACTGATAAAGAAACTTTGGCAGAAAAACCCGTTACCGTCAAAATAGCGGGGCGCATCATGACACGCCGCTTGATGGGTAAAGCGAGCTTTGTCACTCTGCAAGATCGCACAGGACAAATGCAAGCGTATGTGCGCGGTGACAATCTGCCAGAAGGCATTTATGAGGATTTCAAAAAATGGGACATGGGCGACATCATCGGCATCGAAGGCGAACTTTTTCGCACGAAAACCAATGAGTTAACAGTAAAAGCTAAAACCATTACTCTGCTAACAAAATCACTACGCCCCCTCCCTGAGAAGTATCATGGTTTAGCTGATCAAGAGCAACGCTATCGTCAACGTTATTTAGACTTGATTGCGAATGCCGATGTGCGAAAAACCTTTATGATCCGTTCTCAATTAATTGCGGGCATGCGCCAATATTTAATTGAGCGTGATTTCCTTGAAGTGGAAACCCCGATGATGCATAGCATCCCAGGTGGGGCGACAGCACGACCCTTTAATACACATCACAATGCCTTGGACATGCCACTATACATGCGCGTTGCGCCTGAACTATTTCTGAAGCGTTTGGTGGTTGGTGGTATTGAGCGCGTGTTTGAAATCAACCGTAACTTTCGTAACGAAGGGATTTCTACCCGTCACAATCCTGAATTCACCATGATTGAGTTTTACCAAGCGTATGCGGACTATCAAGATTTAATGGCGCTGACGGAAGATATGTTTGCTTATCTTGCTAAAACGGTACTAGGCACGACCGTGGTGCATTACCAGGAAAGTGATTACGACTTGGCAAAACCATTTAAGCGCTTAACAGTACGAGATGCCGTTAAACACCATAATAAACTGAGTGATGCAGACGTTGATGATGCAAAAACATTGACGGAAATCCTGAAAAAACACAAAGCCAATGTAAAAGGTCATGAATCTTTAGGGCATTTATTGTTTATGGTCTTTGAAGAAACCGTCGAACATGAATTAATGGAACCAACCTTTATTACGGAACATCCTTTTGAGGTATCGCCCTTATCACGTCGTAACGATAAAAATCCTGCGGTGGTTGATCGTTTTGAGCTTTATATTGCAGGCCGTGAAATTGCGAATGCATTTTCAGAGTTAAATGACCCCGAAGATCAAGCCGCGCGCTTTAAGGCACAGGTTGCAGAAAAAGATGCGGGGGATGATGAGGCCATGCATTACGATGAAGACTACATTACTGCGCTGGAACATGGTATGCCGCCAACAGCGGGTGAGGGGATTGGTATCGATCGCTTGGCGATGTTCTTTACCGATTCTCCGTCAATTCGTGATGTGATTTTGTTTCCGTTGCTGAAGCCGAAGTAG
- a CDS encoding membrane protein, which yields MLKEAKTTVSVPAVNETASHQQPHAYELATVLAQQPRHSRVLTTQSHHNALMAAATPLLGCLGKLSQFQLTEIYDLLSHEMEAFSYRAQVLGYRADSMLVARYLLCAVLDEEILKLHEMHHDQFPFQTLLAKFHDDDGGSEGFFLILQRLMCDPKTHLDTLELCYVCLTQRFQGKFRHLAEADKHLYQLMGQLYQLIMEHRGEPVRALSTFTIQTSDKTPPLKRRLLQQTGLAIAFSAVISTCFYAALIMMVQPLQQQITQVLQPLLTS from the coding sequence ATGTTAAAAGAAGCAAAAACTACTGTATCGGTGCCCGCTGTGAATGAGACTGCTTCTCATCAGCAACCGCACGCCTACGAACTTGCTACGGTGCTTGCTCAGCAGCCCAGGCATTCTCGTGTTTTGACGACGCAATCCCATCACAATGCCTTAATGGCCGCCGCCACGCCTTTATTAGGTTGCTTAGGAAAGCTATCACAATTTCAGTTAACAGAGATTTACGACTTACTCTCTCACGAAATGGAAGCCTTTAGTTATCGCGCACAAGTATTAGGTTACCGTGCAGATAGCATGCTGGTTGCGCGCTATTTGTTATGTGCTGTGCTGGATGAAGAAATTTTAAAATTGCACGAGATGCACCACGATCAATTTCCTTTTCAAACCTTGCTCGCAAAATTTCATGATGATGATGGCGGATCAGAAGGATTCTTTTTGATCCTGCAACGTTTGATGTGTGACCCAAAGACACACTTGGATACATTAGAATTATGTTACGTGTGTTTAACACAACGTTTTCAAGGTAAGTTTAGACATCTTGCTGAAGCAGATAAGCATTTGTATCAGCTTATGGGTCAACTGTATCAACTGATTATGGAGCACCGCGGTGAACCTGTCAGAGCGCTATCTACTTTTACAATACAAACCAGTGATAAAACGCCCCCCTTAAAACGCCGCTTGCTACAACAAACCGGATTGGCCATTGCTTTTTCTGCGGTCATTTCTACTTGTTTTTATGCCGCGTTGATTATGATGGTGCAACCTTTGCAACAACAAATCACCCAAGTATTGCAACCCTTGTTAACGAGCTAA
- a CDS encoding antibiotic biosynthesis monooxygenase, with translation MTSPHIILLSVEAKPEKIDALAAALQSVVKPSQAEDTNIEYRLHQNKEKPAQFILYEIWESPEKHQLQFEKTYIQKLVGQLEDLLAKPYELTLLNDISG, from the coding sequence ATGACTTCACCACATATCATTCTTCTTTCAGTCGAAGCAAAACCAGAAAAGATTGATGCACTCGCGGCTGCGTTACAATCCGTTGTTAAGCCCAGTCAGGCAGAAGATACGAATATTGAATATCGCTTACACCAAAACAAAGAAAAGCCTGCTCAATTTATTTTATATGAAATTTGGGAAAGCCCAGAGAAACACCAATTACAATTTGAAAAAACCTATATTCAAAAGTTAGTAGGGCAGTTAGAAGATTTACTGGCTAAACCATACGAACTCACTTTATTAAATGACATTTCTGGGTAA
- the hemA gene encoding glutamyl-tRNA reductase produces MNNLFTIGLHYRHAPIAVRERLAFAPDQQRDAINTWLKTLPITEAFILSTCHRTEITVYGEDLQTLKAWLASQGQLSAEDFEAICYQYQGKAAVRHLIRVAVGLDSVMLGEPQILGQLKESYRTANTAGGLGVQLQPLLDFIFNASKQIRTQSEIGRHALSVAYVATRIAKQIFANIHETRVLFIGTGETINLVAQHLSNDAPQQCWFAGRQLEKAQSLVDQVGGQAIRIQEVPSVLPQADIIISATRSSLPIIGKGLVESSLKKRKHNPMLFIDLANPRDVEPEVSSLEDVYLYNLDDLAQVISKNQSEKQVAASHAESLLDQFVEQYVCDKRARSAAHLVKNYREQGENIRNEVLEKMLRKLAQGDNPEEVLNELAHALTNKLLHQTSVQLHKAAYQGEDELLDFAKSWLTLE; encoded by the coding sequence ATGAATAACTTATTTACCATCGGACTGCACTACCGTCACGCCCCCATCGCGGTGCGGGAACGTCTTGCTTTTGCGCCCGATCAACAGCGTGATGCGATTAACACTTGGCTGAAAACACTACCCATTACGGAAGCGTTCATCTTATCGACCTGTCATCGCACAGAAATCACCGTTTATGGTGAAGATCTGCAAACACTCAAAGCCTGGCTGGCAAGCCAAGGGCAATTATCGGCTGAAGACTTTGAGGCCATCTGCTATCAGTATCAGGGGAAAGCAGCGGTGCGTCATTTGATTCGTGTGGCAGTGGGCTTAGATTCTGTGATGTTGGGCGAACCGCAGATTTTAGGGCAACTCAAAGAAAGTTATCGCACGGCAAATACAGCAGGGGGCCTGGGCGTTCAACTACAACCGCTCTTGGATTTTATCTTTAATGCCAGCAAACAAATCCGTACGCAGTCTGAGATTGGCCGACACGCCTTATCGGTTGCCTATGTGGCAACGCGCATCGCGAAACAAATCTTCGCCAACATCCACGAGACACGCGTGCTATTTATTGGCACAGGTGAAACGATTAATTTAGTCGCGCAGCATCTCAGCAATGATGCCCCGCAGCAATGTTGGTTTGCAGGTCGTCAGCTTGAGAAGGCACAAAGCTTGGTGGACCAAGTGGGAGGCCAAGCCATTCGCATCCAAGAGGTGCCTAGCGTGCTCCCACAGGCAGATATTATTATCTCTGCCACGCGCAGCAGCTTACCCATTATTGGCAAGGGCTTGGTTGAGAGCAGCTTAAAGAAACGCAAGCATAATCCCATGCTTTTCATTGACTTAGCCAACCCTCGTGATGTAGAGCCTGAAGTCTCTAGCCTGGAGGATGTCTATCTTTACAACCTCGATGACCTTGCTCAAGTGATTTCCAAGAACCAATCAGAGAAGCAAGTGGCGGCTAGCCATGCAGAAAGCCTGCTGGATCAGTTTGTAGAACAGTATGTTTGTGACAAGCGGGCACGCTCAGCAGCCCATTTAGTCAAAAACTACCGAGAGCAGGGTGAAAACATTCGTAACGAAGTACTAGAGAAGATGCTGCGCAAATTAGCGCAAGGTGACAATCCTGAAGAAGTGCTCAACGAGCTTGCTCACGCACTAACCAATAAGTTGTTACACCAAACCAGCGTGCAGCTGCATAAAGCGGCGTATCAAGGTGAGGATGAGCTGCTCGACTTCGCCAAATCGTGGTTAACGTTGGAGTAA
- a CDS encoding oxidoreductase: MSTRLKNKVAVVTGGNSGIGRGIVERFIEEGAKLAILGRNKSTLDEMQASYPNDLLAVSGDISSTDDLKMLFQKTVDTFGKIDVLVANAGNVKRVSVADASEEDFDSMSNANYRGTFFTVNLAIPSLNKNASIILISSVAAHMSRINHSIYSSSKAAVSKLAQNFAFDLAEQGIRVNAISPGYIKTPLFDKKLLEQADFLEEKKQYIPLKKIGSPKDIANAALFLASEESSYITGTDLIVDGGFSACYPMPG; encoded by the coding sequence TTGAGCACCAGGTTAAAAAACAAAGTCGCCGTGGTAACAGGCGGTAACAGTGGAATAGGCAGAGGCATTGTTGAACGATTTATAGAGGAGGGCGCAAAGCTTGCAATTCTTGGGCGAAACAAAAGCACGCTTGATGAAATGCAGGCGAGCTATCCTAACGATTTGCTTGCAGTTTCTGGTGACATTTCGAGTACAGATGATTTGAAAATGCTTTTTCAAAAAACTGTGGACACCTTTGGGAAAATTGATGTTCTCGTCGCGAATGCAGGAAATGTCAAACGCGTTTCTGTTGCAGATGCCAGCGAGGAAGATTTTGATTCGATGAGCAACGCTAATTATCGCGGCACATTTTTCACGGTAAACCTCGCCATCCCGTCTTTGAATAAAAATGCCTCTATCATTTTGATATCTTCCGTTGCTGCACATATGTCAAGAATAAATCACAGCATTTATTCTTCTAGTAAAGCAGCTGTTAGTAAGCTAGCACAGAATTTTGCATTTGATTTGGCTGAGCAAGGTATCCGCGTTAATGCTATTTCGCCCGGTTACATCAAAACACCTCTCTTCGATAAAAAACTTCTCGAACAAGCTGATTTTTTAGAGGAAAAAAAGCAGTATATCCCGCTAAAGAAAATTGGTTCGCCAAAAGATATCGCGAATGCCGCGCTTTTTCTTGCGTCGGAGGAATCCTCTTATATCACTGGAACCGACTTGATTGTTGACGGTGGTTTTTCTGCTTGCTACCCTATGCCGGGATAA
- the trmJ gene encoding tRNA (cytidine/uridine-2'-O-)-methyltransferase TrmJ: MLNQIKIVLVEPSHPGNIGAAARAVKNMGLSQLVLVNPNRFPHQIATERAAGADDILEAAQVVSSLDEAIADCQLILGTSARDRSLPWPMLDAHQAGQEAVKAAKTHQVAMLFGRERVGLTREELQRCHYHVQIPTNPEYSSLNLSQAVQVMAYEMRLAACDDSLQAWDCEWSTERDMQLFFEHLEKVMHQVEFLRTDVPRQTIARIVRLFKRSKLDKYEMGIMRGFLAAIEKDQTK, translated from the coding sequence ATGTTAAATCAGATAAAGATTGTCCTGGTCGAACCATCTCACCCCGGGAACATTGGGGCAGCGGCGCGTGCCGTGAAGAATATGGGGCTCAGCCAATTGGTGCTCGTGAACCCAAACAGATTCCCTCATCAAATTGCCACAGAAAGGGCAGCAGGGGCTGATGATATTCTCGAGGCAGCGCAAGTTGTTAGTTCCCTTGACGAGGCGATTGCTGATTGCCAATTGATTCTGGGGACGAGCGCCCGCGATCGCTCACTCCCATGGCCGATGCTAGATGCCCACCAAGCCGGGCAAGAAGCCGTGAAGGCCGCGAAAACACATCAAGTGGCAATGCTGTTTGGGCGTGAACGGGTCGGCTTAACACGCGAAGAATTACAGCGTTGCCATTACCATGTTCAAATCCCAACAAACCCTGAATACAGTTCGTTAAATTTATCGCAAGCCGTACAAGTCATGGCTTACGAAATGCGTTTAGCCGCCTGCGATGACAGTCTGCAAGCTTGGGATTGCGAGTGGTCCACCGAGCGTGATATGCAATTGTTTTTCGAGCACTTGGAAAAGGTCATGCATCAAGTAGAATTCCTGCGAACCGATGTCCCCAGACAAACGATTGCGCGGATAGTGCGCCTGTTTAAGCGCTCAAAATTAGATAAATATGAGATGGGGATCATGAGAGGATTCCTGGCAGCGATTGAGAAGGACCAAACTAAATAA
- a CDS encoding RNA-binding protein encodes MFMSDCRLYVGNLPYSIDDAGLRDLFSKFGEVVDVKVIIDFQSNRSKGFGFVTFADKSAGDKAVSEMDGTEIDGRKLKVNEARERRT; translated from the coding sequence ATGTTTATGTCTGATTGCAGATTGTATGTTGGTAACCTCCCTTACTCTATCGATGATGCTGGGTTGCGTGACTTGTTCTCTAAATTTGGTGAAGTGGTAGATGTGAAAGTTATCATCGACTTCCAATCTAACCGTTCTAAAGGTTTTGGTTTTGTGACTTTTGCTGATAAATCAGCTGGTGATAAAGCGGTAAGCGAAATGGATGGTACGGAAATTGACGGTCGTAAATTGAAAGTTAACGAAGCGCGCGAGCGTCGTACTTAA
- the rsmJ gene encoding ribosomal RNA small subunit methyltransferase J, whose translation MKDGSISQSSLVQADGKLQLQLTDGKPFCIDFLSGKQAYRHQHTHARQEHLLRAIGWQQASPPTVIDVTAGLGRDAVLMAQFGCLVTAIEQNPIVFQLLEDGLRRLKAEHDVPITLLHGNAPDLLPTLSKPDVVYCDPMFPARKKSALVKRELQLLQEMVTEPQDNQALFDAAIACASKRVVVKRPAHAPPFVERSPNFVYEGKSVCFEVYLKTT comes from the coding sequence ATGAAAGACGGCAGTATATCACAATCATCCCTGGTCCAAGCTGATGGAAAGTTGCAATTACAGTTAACTGATGGCAAACCATTTTGTATTGATTTTTTATCGGGAAAACAAGCCTATCGGCATCAACATACCCATGCGCGCCAAGAACACCTGTTGCGGGCCATTGGCTGGCAGCAGGCTTCACCACCTACCGTGATTGATGTGACTGCAGGTTTGGGGCGGGATGCCGTGCTTATGGCGCAATTTGGATGCTTAGTTACTGCGATTGAACAAAACCCGATTGTCTTTCAATTATTAGAAGATGGATTACGTCGATTGAAAGCAGAACATGATGTGCCAATTACGCTGTTACATGGCAACGCCCCTGACTTATTACCCACGTTGTCTAAACCCGATGTTGTTTACTGCGATCCGATGTTTCCTGCGCGCAAAAAATCGGCCCTGGTCAAACGTGAATTACAGTTACTTCAAGAAATGGTCACTGAACCGCAGGATAATCAAGCTTTGTTTGATGCAGCCATTGCTTGTGCCTCAAAACGTGTTGTTGTAAAACGGCCAGCACATGCCCCGCCGTTTGTTGAACGATCGCCAAATTTTGTTTATGAAGGTAAGTCTGTTTGTTTTGAGGTTTATTTGAAAACAACATAG
- the suhB gene encoding inositol monophosphatase — protein MHAFLNTAFEAVRLASRELTRAQSRLEKLEISEKGHNDFVTDIDARVETIIIEQIKEAYPAHHFYGEELGGTLEGDHVWIIDPIDGTNNFMRGLPHFCISLALQYRGVVEHGLIYDPMRDELFTASLGRGAFLNQKRLRVTGRDKLEKALLSTGAPLYGNIEKLAHYMKSLQRLYPRCSGIRRMGSAALDLAYVAAGRLDGFWECDLKKWDVAAGALMVKEAGGLVGNYKGQQNVSNEGDIVAATPKLFLEIVKYLN, from the coding sequence ATGCACGCTTTCCTTAATACAGCATTTGAAGCGGTTCGGCTTGCTTCGCGTGAGTTAACACGCGCACAGTCTCGATTAGAAAAACTAGAAATTTCTGAAAAAGGTCACAATGACTTTGTTACGGATATTGATGCGCGTGTAGAAACCATCATCATTGAGCAAATTAAAGAAGCTTACCCGGCGCACCATTTTTATGGCGAAGAATTGGGTGGCACGTTAGAGGGAGATCATGTCTGGATTATCGACCCCATTGATGGCACCAACAATTTTATGCGCGGCCTTCCCCACTTTTGTATTTCTTTGGCGCTGCAATATCGCGGCGTTGTTGAGCATGGTTTAATTTACGATCCGATGCGCGATGAATTATTTACGGCGTCATTGGGCCGAGGTGCTTTCTTAAACCAAAAACGACTTCGTGTGACTGGGCGTGATAAACTGGAAAAAGCATTGCTTTCAACCGGTGCGCCGCTTTACGGAAATATAGAAAAATTAGCGCACTACATGAAGTCACTACAGCGTTTATATCCGCGTTGCTCGGGTATTCGTCGCATGGGATCTGCGGCATTAGATTTAGCTTATGTTGCTGCGGGTCGTCTTGATGGTTTTTGGGAATGCGATTTAAAAAAATGGGATGTGGCTGCCGGCGCCTTAATGGTGAAGGAAGCAGGTGGTTTAGTGGGTAATTATAAAGGCCAACAAAATGTGAGCAACGAAGGCGATATCGTTGCTGCGACACCCAAGTTATTTTTAGAGATTGTGAAGTACTTGAATTAA
- the prfB gene encoding peptide chain release factor 2, translating to MPRFGGIFDLDAKQERLEEVTRELEDPAVWNNPDKAQTLGRERAQLADVVDTINSLTGQLTDNHELLAMAIEEQDAAGIDSIVTDLAQAEQQVHGLEFRRMFAGEMDPNNAYVEVQSGSGGTEAQDWAEMLLRMYLRWAEKQGFKAELVECSAGEVAGIKSATIHISGDYAYGWLRTESGVHRLVRKSPFDSGNRRHTSFAAIFVSPEVDDNIDIDINPADLRIDTYRASGAGGQHVNRTDSAVRITHEPTNTVVQCQSDRSQHKNKAQAMKQLKAKLYELEMSQRNQEKQALEENKSEIGWGSQIRSYVLDQSRIKDLRTGVETGNTQAVLDGDLNQFIEASLKHGV from the coding sequence TTGCCGCGATTCGGGGGTATCTTTGACCTAGACGCCAAACAAGAGCGCCTAGAAGAGGTCACGCGTGAGCTGGAAGACCCAGCGGTTTGGAATAATCCCGATAAAGCACAAACCTTAGGGCGAGAACGCGCCCAGTTAGCTGACGTTGTCGACACAATCAATTCACTTACCGGACAATTAACCGATAATCATGAATTATTGGCGATGGCGATAGAAGAACAAGATGCCGCAGGCATCGACAGCATCGTCACAGATTTGGCGCAAGCCGAGCAGCAAGTCCACGGTTTGGAATTTCGCCGTATGTTCGCAGGTGAAATGGACCCCAACAATGCCTATGTGGAGGTTCAATCCGGTTCTGGTGGCACAGAAGCCCAGGATTGGGCAGAGATGCTATTACGTATGTATCTGCGCTGGGCAGAGAAGCAGGGCTTTAAAGCGGAGCTGGTTGAGTGCTCAGCGGGCGAGGTAGCCGGCATTAAGAGTGCAACGATTCACATTAGTGGTGATTATGCCTACGGTTGGCTGCGCACAGAAAGCGGCGTTCATCGTTTGGTCCGCAAATCACCTTTTGATTCTGGTAATCGCCGTCATACTTCTTTTGCTGCCATCTTTGTATCGCCCGAAGTGGACGATAACATCGACATTGATATTAACCCGGCGGATTTGCGTATCGATACCTATCGCGCCAGCGGGGCAGGTGGGCAGCACGTTAACCGAACAGATTCTGCTGTGCGCATCACGCACGAACCTACCAACACCGTGGTACAGTGCCAGAGTGACCGCTCACAACATAAAAACAAAGCGCAGGCAATGAAACAGCTCAAAGCCAAATTGTACGAATTAGAAATGAGCCAACGTAACCAAGAGAAACAAGCATTAGAAGAAAATAAATCAGAGATTGGCTGGGGCAGCCAAATTCGCTCCTACGTATTAGATCAGTCACGCATTAAAGATTTGCGCACCGGTGTTGAAACCGGTAATACTCAGGCAGTCTTGGATGGTGATTTAAACCAATTTATCGAAGCCAGTTTAAAACATGGAGTTTAA
- a CDS encoding zinc protease codes for MKVTPSHGLEVVTPKRFRQRDIDAFIHANQSWIEKQLHVLQEMRVKHQRPSQIKLRALQEDWTWHVIPMQASRIRTVEKPDFQLAMMGPIDDEKIQKKYFMQWLRKKAKNYLLPLLDELSQTTQLPYATASVRAQTSRWGSCSENKTVSLNCKLLFLPDSVVRHVLLHELCHTVHLNHSRDFWQLLQSLDSRSHQHRLQLKTAQQLVPQWLEI; via the coding sequence ATGAAGGTAACGCCCTCTCACGGCTTAGAAGTCGTAACGCCAAAACGTTTTCGGCAACGCGACATTGATGCTTTCATTCATGCCAATCAGTCTTGGATAGAAAAACAACTACATGTTTTGCAAGAAATGCGCGTTAAACATCAGCGCCCATCGCAGATTAAATTACGTGCTTTACAAGAAGATTGGACTTGGCATGTTATTCCGATGCAGGCATCCCGTATCCGCACAGTTGAAAAGCCAGACTTTCAACTCGCCATGATGGGTCCTATCGATGATGAAAAAATACAAAAAAAATATTTTATGCAGTGGCTTCGCAAAAAAGCAAAAAATTATTTGCTACCCCTTTTAGATGAATTAAGCCAAACAACACAACTCCCCTACGCCACCGCTTCTGTGCGTGCACAAACGAGTCGTTGGGGAAGTTGTTCGGAAAACAAAACAGTCAGTTTAAATTGTAAATTGTTATTCTTGCCGGACAGTGTCGTGCGGCACGTTTTACTGCATGAGTTGTGTCACACCGTGCATCTTAATCATTCGCGGGATTTTTGGCAGTTATTACAATCTTTAGATTCGCGATCACACCAGCATCGATTGCAGCTCAAAACGGCACAACAATTAGTGCCGCAGTGGCTGGAAATCTAG